One window of the Melanotaenia boesemani isolate fMelBoe1 chromosome 14, fMelBoe1.pri, whole genome shotgun sequence genome contains the following:
- the tcf3b gene encoding transcription factor 3b isoform X3 yields MNEQQQRMAAVGTDKELSDLLDFSAMFAPPVANGKNRTMTLASTHFGGSAIDERSGSGSWGSTEQNGPSFSQGRGYGEGSHFSEHEGLSSPFISSGIAGKNERPPYPPFGSQPGFLPSDIAIPSPDAMSPSGLKSGSQFYPSYPNNPRRRPPDGGLDTQPKKIRKPPGLPSSVYASTSGDEFTSDNRGYPGAKPGAVYPGSFYMQEDPWSSSGYSTMLGNSPHIGQPGSFPAINPQDRMNYPLHGSEVNGFHSASTTYSHTPTINGEGIMANRGTTASSSGDEIGKALASIYPSDHNSNNFPSAPSTPGSPQAIAGAQSQWQRPTTPNYEGQPHALQGKMEDRLEEAIHVLRNHAVGQSPALEGAHSDMHNLLSSVHNGSLGGLSPGFPNTSLALSNRHPAMQGSKHEEPTGLPPSSTLLHGHHASGPTPSVGQPEGFTSLPGGLARSTHSSSSSDIKREDKEDDENSSVADKSEEEKKDSKVARNRTSQDNEDDEDLPPEVKMERERERRVANNARERLRVRDINEAFKELGRMCQLHLSHDKPQTKLLILHQAVNVILNLEQQVRERNLNPKAACLKRREEEKVSGVVGETPMQLSGGHPSMGGDGHNPVGHM; encoded by the exons CAATAGATGAGCGCAGTGGCTCTGGGTCTTGGGGCTCCACAGAACAGAATGGTCCCTCATTCAGCCAAGGACGG GGCTATGGAGAAGGATCCCACTTCAGTGAACATGAAGGCTTGTCTTCTCCATTCATCAGTTCAGGGATTGCTG GTAAAAATGAGAGGCCGCCGTACCCTCCCTTTGGAAGCCAG CCTGGTTTTCTTCCTAGTGACATAGCGATACCCAGCCCAGATGCCATGTCCCCCTCTGGTCTGAAATCTGGCTCTCAGTTTTATCCATCATACCCCAACAACCCCAGGAGAAGGCCGCCTGATGGAGGCTTAG ACACCCAGCCAAAGAAGATTCGGAAACCCCCTGGCCTGCCGTCCTCG GTATATGCTTCCACGTCCGGTGATGAGTTTACCAGTGACAATAGAGGATACCCTGGTGCTAAACCTGGTGCAGTTTACCCAGGCTCTTTCTACATGCAAG AAGACCCCTGGTCATCTTCTGGCTACTCTACCATGCTTGGCAACTCCCCTCACATTGGACAGCCAGGCTCTTTTCCTGCAATCAACCCACAGGACAGAATG AACTATCCTCTGCATGGCAGCGAAGTCAACGGCTTCCACTCAGCCTCCACAACCTACAGCCACACACCCACCATCAACGGAGAAGGCATCATGG CCAACCGAGGCACCACAGCGAGCAGTTCAGGAGATGAGATTGGGAAGGCTCTTGCCtct ATTTACCCATCGGACCACAACAGTAATAATTTCCCTTCAGCTCCTTCTACTCCTGGATCTCCTCAGGCCATTGCAG GAGCTCAGTCTCAGTGGCAAAGACCCACCACACCCAACTATGAAGGGCAACCACATGCACTG CAGGGGAAAATGGAGGACCGCTTGGAAGAGGCTATTCATGTGCTTCGTAACCATGCTGTGGGTCAGAGCCCTGCTTTAGAGGGTGCTCACTCTGACATGCACAACCTGCTGTCGTCAGTACACAATGGCAGCCTTGGAGGCCTCTCTCCAGGTTTCCCCAACACCAGCCTTGCCCTCAGTAATAGACATCCTGCCATG CAGGGAAGTAAACATGAGGAACCCACGGGTCTTCCTCCCAGCAGCACTCTCCTGCATGGTCATCATGCATCCGGACCCACACCGTCAGTTGGCCAGCCAGAAGGCTTTACAA GTCTCCCTGGTGGATTGGCCCGCTCCACACACTCCTCCAGCAGCTCAGACATTAAAAGAGAAGATAAAGAGGATGACGAAAACTCATCTGTTGCAGACAAgtctgaggaggaaaagaaagactcCAAGGTAGCACGCAATCGAACAAG TCAGGACAATGAAGACGATGAGGACCTTCCCCCTGAGGTGAAGATGGAGCGTGAGAGGGAGCGGCGAGTGGCTAACAATGCCCGTGAACGCCTCAGAGTACGGGACATCAATGAGGCGTTTAAGGAGCTTGGGAGGATGTGTCAGCTGCACCTCAGCCATGACAAACCTCAGACCAAACTTCTCATCCTTCACCAAGCAGTCAACGTCATCCTCAATTTAGAACAACAAGTCAGAG aGCGCAACCTTAACCCCAAGGCAGCATGTTTAAAACGACGTGAGGAAGAGAAGGTGTCTGGGGTGGTGGGAGAAACACCCATGCAGCTCTCAGGAGGCCACCCCAGCATGGGAGGAGATGGCCACAATCCAGTTGGCCACATGTAA
- the tcf3b gene encoding transcription factor 3b isoform X2: protein MNEQQQRMAAVGTDKELSDLLDFSAMFAPPVANGKNRTMTLASTHFGGSAIDERSGSGSWGSTEQNGPSFSQGRGYGEGSHFSEHEGLSSPFISSGIAGKNERPPYPPFGSQPGFLPSDIAIPSPDAMSPSGLKSGSQFYPSYPNNPRRRPPDGGLDTQPKKIRKPPGLPSSVYASTSGDEFTSDNRGYPGAKPGAVYPGSFYMQDPWSSSGYSTMLGNSPHIGQPGSFPAINPQDRMNYPLHGSEVNGFHSASTTYSHTPTINGEGIMANRGTTASSSGDEIGKALASIYPSDHNSNNFPSAPSTPGSPQAIAGAQSQWQRPTTPNYEGQPHALQGKMEDRLEEAIHVLRNHAVGQSPALEGAHSDMHNLLSSVHNGSLGGLSPGFPNTSLALSNRHPAMQGSKHEEPTGLPPSSTLLHGHHASGPTPSVGQPEGFTSLPGGLARSTHSSSSSDIKREDKEDDENSSVADKSEEEKKDSKVARNRTRKEVLTLPMFSGLSDQKDDQDNEDDEDLPPEVKMERERERRVANNARERLRVRDINEAFKELGRMCQLHLSHDKPQTKLLILHQAVNVILNLEQQVRERNLNPKAACLKRREEEKVSGVVGETPMQLSGGHPSMGGDGHNPVGHM from the exons CAATAGATGAGCGCAGTGGCTCTGGGTCTTGGGGCTCCACAGAACAGAATGGTCCCTCATTCAGCCAAGGACGG GGCTATGGAGAAGGATCCCACTTCAGTGAACATGAAGGCTTGTCTTCTCCATTCATCAGTTCAGGGATTGCTG GTAAAAATGAGAGGCCGCCGTACCCTCCCTTTGGAAGCCAG CCTGGTTTTCTTCCTAGTGACATAGCGATACCCAGCCCAGATGCCATGTCCCCCTCTGGTCTGAAATCTGGCTCTCAGTTTTATCCATCATACCCCAACAACCCCAGGAGAAGGCCGCCTGATGGAGGCTTAG ACACCCAGCCAAAGAAGATTCGGAAACCCCCTGGCCTGCCGTCCTCG GTATATGCTTCCACGTCCGGTGATGAGTTTACCAGTGACAATAGAGGATACCCTGGTGCTAAACCTGGTGCAGTTTACCCAGGCTCTTTCTACATGCAAG ACCCCTGGTCATCTTCTGGCTACTCTACCATGCTTGGCAACTCCCCTCACATTGGACAGCCAGGCTCTTTTCCTGCAATCAACCCACAGGACAGAATG AACTATCCTCTGCATGGCAGCGAAGTCAACGGCTTCCACTCAGCCTCCACAACCTACAGCCACACACCCACCATCAACGGAGAAGGCATCATGG CCAACCGAGGCACCACAGCGAGCAGTTCAGGAGATGAGATTGGGAAGGCTCTTGCCtct ATTTACCCATCGGACCACAACAGTAATAATTTCCCTTCAGCTCCTTCTACTCCTGGATCTCCTCAGGCCATTGCAG GAGCTCAGTCTCAGTGGCAAAGACCCACCACACCCAACTATGAAGGGCAACCACATGCACTG CAGGGGAAAATGGAGGACCGCTTGGAAGAGGCTATTCATGTGCTTCGTAACCATGCTGTGGGTCAGAGCCCTGCTTTAGAGGGTGCTCACTCTGACATGCACAACCTGCTGTCGTCAGTACACAATGGCAGCCTTGGAGGCCTCTCTCCAGGTTTCCCCAACACCAGCCTTGCCCTCAGTAATAGACATCCTGCCATG CAGGGAAGTAAACATGAGGAACCCACGGGTCTTCCTCCCAGCAGCACTCTCCTGCATGGTCATCATGCATCCGGACCCACACCGTCAGTTGGCCAGCCAGAAGGCTTTACAA GTCTCCCTGGTGGATTGGCCCGCTCCACACACTCCTCCAGCAGCTCAGACATTAAAAGAGAAGATAAAGAGGATGACGAAAACTCATCTGTTGCAGACAAgtctgaggaggaaaagaaagactcCAAGGTAGCACGCAATCGAACAAG AAAGGAGGTGTTGACCCTCCCGATGTTCTCTGGCCTATCAGACCAGAAAGATGA TCAGGACAATGAAGACGATGAGGACCTTCCCCCTGAGGTGAAGATGGAGCGTGAGAGGGAGCGGCGAGTGGCTAACAATGCCCGTGAACGCCTCAGAGTACGGGACATCAATGAGGCGTTTAAGGAGCTTGGGAGGATGTGTCAGCTGCACCTCAGCCATGACAAACCTCAGACCAAACTTCTCATCCTTCACCAAGCAGTCAACGTCATCCTCAATTTAGAACAACAAGTCAGAG aGCGCAACCTTAACCCCAAGGCAGCATGTTTAAAACGACGTGAGGAAGAGAAGGTGTCTGGGGTGGTGGGAGAAACACCCATGCAGCTCTCAGGAGGCCACCCCAGCATGGGAGGAGATGGCCACAATCCAGTTGGCCACATGTAA
- the tcf3b gene encoding transcription factor 3b isoform X1, with protein sequence MNEQQQRMAAVGTDKELSDLLDFSAMFAPPVANGKNRTMTLASTHFGGSAIDERSGSGSWGSTEQNGPSFSQGRGYGEGSHFSEHEGLSSPFISSGIAGKNERPPYPPFGSQPGFLPSDIAIPSPDAMSPSGLKSGSQFYPSYPNNPRRRPPDGGLDTQPKKIRKPPGLPSSVYASTSGDEFTSDNRGYPGAKPGAVYPGSFYMQEDPWSSSGYSTMLGNSPHIGQPGSFPAINPQDRMNYPLHGSEVNGFHSASTTYSHTPTINGEGIMANRGTTASSSGDEIGKALASIYPSDHNSNNFPSAPSTPGSPQAIAGAQSQWQRPTTPNYEGQPHALQGKMEDRLEEAIHVLRNHAVGQSPALEGAHSDMHNLLSSVHNGSLGGLSPGFPNTSLALSNRHPAMQGSKHEEPTGLPPSSTLLHGHHASGPTPSVGQPEGFTSLPGGLARSTHSSSSSDIKREDKEDDENSSVADKSEEEKKDSKVARNRTRKEVLTLPMFSGLSDQKDDQDNEDDEDLPPEVKMERERERRVANNARERLRVRDINEAFKELGRMCQLHLSHDKPQTKLLILHQAVNVILNLEQQVRERNLNPKAACLKRREEEKVSGVVGETPMQLSGGHPSMGGDGHNPVGHM encoded by the exons CAATAGATGAGCGCAGTGGCTCTGGGTCTTGGGGCTCCACAGAACAGAATGGTCCCTCATTCAGCCAAGGACGG GGCTATGGAGAAGGATCCCACTTCAGTGAACATGAAGGCTTGTCTTCTCCATTCATCAGTTCAGGGATTGCTG GTAAAAATGAGAGGCCGCCGTACCCTCCCTTTGGAAGCCAG CCTGGTTTTCTTCCTAGTGACATAGCGATACCCAGCCCAGATGCCATGTCCCCCTCTGGTCTGAAATCTGGCTCTCAGTTTTATCCATCATACCCCAACAACCCCAGGAGAAGGCCGCCTGATGGAGGCTTAG ACACCCAGCCAAAGAAGATTCGGAAACCCCCTGGCCTGCCGTCCTCG GTATATGCTTCCACGTCCGGTGATGAGTTTACCAGTGACAATAGAGGATACCCTGGTGCTAAACCTGGTGCAGTTTACCCAGGCTCTTTCTACATGCAAG AAGACCCCTGGTCATCTTCTGGCTACTCTACCATGCTTGGCAACTCCCCTCACATTGGACAGCCAGGCTCTTTTCCTGCAATCAACCCACAGGACAGAATG AACTATCCTCTGCATGGCAGCGAAGTCAACGGCTTCCACTCAGCCTCCACAACCTACAGCCACACACCCACCATCAACGGAGAAGGCATCATGG CCAACCGAGGCACCACAGCGAGCAGTTCAGGAGATGAGATTGGGAAGGCTCTTGCCtct ATTTACCCATCGGACCACAACAGTAATAATTTCCCTTCAGCTCCTTCTACTCCTGGATCTCCTCAGGCCATTGCAG GAGCTCAGTCTCAGTGGCAAAGACCCACCACACCCAACTATGAAGGGCAACCACATGCACTG CAGGGGAAAATGGAGGACCGCTTGGAAGAGGCTATTCATGTGCTTCGTAACCATGCTGTGGGTCAGAGCCCTGCTTTAGAGGGTGCTCACTCTGACATGCACAACCTGCTGTCGTCAGTACACAATGGCAGCCTTGGAGGCCTCTCTCCAGGTTTCCCCAACACCAGCCTTGCCCTCAGTAATAGACATCCTGCCATG CAGGGAAGTAAACATGAGGAACCCACGGGTCTTCCTCCCAGCAGCACTCTCCTGCATGGTCATCATGCATCCGGACCCACACCGTCAGTTGGCCAGCCAGAAGGCTTTACAA GTCTCCCTGGTGGATTGGCCCGCTCCACACACTCCTCCAGCAGCTCAGACATTAAAAGAGAAGATAAAGAGGATGACGAAAACTCATCTGTTGCAGACAAgtctgaggaggaaaagaaagactcCAAGGTAGCACGCAATCGAACAAG AAAGGAGGTGTTGACCCTCCCGATGTTCTCTGGCCTATCAGACCAGAAAGATGA TCAGGACAATGAAGACGATGAGGACCTTCCCCCTGAGGTGAAGATGGAGCGTGAGAGGGAGCGGCGAGTGGCTAACAATGCCCGTGAACGCCTCAGAGTACGGGACATCAATGAGGCGTTTAAGGAGCTTGGGAGGATGTGTCAGCTGCACCTCAGCCATGACAAACCTCAGACCAAACTTCTCATCCTTCACCAAGCAGTCAACGTCATCCTCAATTTAGAACAACAAGTCAGAG aGCGCAACCTTAACCCCAAGGCAGCATGTTTAAAACGACGTGAGGAAGAGAAGGTGTCTGGGGTGGTGGGAGAAACACCCATGCAGCTCTCAGGAGGCCACCCCAGCATGGGAGGAGATGGCCACAATCCAGTTGGCCACATGTAA